In Nisaea acidiphila, the DNA window CAAGGGCGCCTGCGGGCATCGCGCCATCGCCGGCGCGCTCTCCCTCGCCCGGCGGCACGATCTGCGCATCACCGGGCTCGACACGCGCAATTCCGGCGACACGCAGGGCGGCAAGGACCGGGTCGTCGGCTACGGTGCGGCTGCGATGGAATATGCCGGCAGCGCCCGGCTTTCGGAGGCCGACCGCGAACAGCTGATCGAGGCGGCGCGCTTCTCGCTCCGTTTCGGCGCCGAGAACGGGCGCCCGGCGGACGCTCAGCTCGGCGCCAACCTCTCGCCGAGCCTGACCGCCATGCGGGCGAGCTTCGTTACGGTGAAGATCTCCGGAAAGCTCAGAGGCTGCATCGGCAGCGTGATCGCGCACCAGCCGCTGCTGCTCGACGTGATCGGCAATGCCTACAAGGCGGGCTTCGGCGACCCGCGCTTCCCGCCGCTGACGCTGGAAGAGCTTGAAAGCGCCGATATCGACGTCTCCATACTCTCCACCCCGCGCGGTCTCGCGTTCAGCGGCGAGAAGGACCTCGTCGCGAAGGCCCGCCCGGACGTGGACGGTCTCATCCTGCAGGACGGCAACAAGCGTGGCATCTTCCTGCCGAGCGTCTGGGAAGGCATCCCGAAGGCGGAGGATTTCATCCGCAACCTGAAGCGCAAGGCCGGGCTGCCGATGGATTACTGGTCGGATGATATCCGGGTCTTCCGTTACACCACGGAGGCTTTTGGGGCACCGTATTCTGAGACACCCGCATAGCCTTGGCACATCGCACGCGGACGTTGGGGGACATCGCATGGCTTGCAAGATCATCGGAAATGCGTGGCATATCCATTACGTGAACGCCCGCGGCGAGCTTGAGGCCGTGAAAGGCGCTTTCGAGACCGCCCTGACGGATGCCCATCGGCGTATTTCGGAAATTACTGAGCCTCCCGCGGTCGACTTTCTGGTCGAGTCCGTCTGGACGAGTTCGGTCATCCCCGAGCGCGGACATCTCGGTCGCGCCAATGAC includes these proteins:
- the amrB gene encoding AmmeMemoRadiSam system protein B — encoded protein: MIESSGAVRAPQVAGGFYPGAADALENIVADCLGKAAATPVPEAKVVIAPHAGYVFSGPIAGTAFKPLTARRGIIKRVVIIGPAHRVGFKGLATTSADAWATPLGTVPVAWDAVQTLLAQPGFHVADRVFENEHSLEVHVPFLQQVLGNFEIVPILVGDAGAAQVAQALDAVWGGPETLISVSSDLSHFLDYDSARKLDRETMRRIELLKLEEIDGKGACGHRAIAGALSLARRHDLRITGLDTRNSGDTQGGKDRVVGYGAAAMEYAGSARLSEADREQLIEAARFSLRFGAENGRPADAQLGANLSPSLTAMRASFVTVKISGKLRGCIGSVIAHQPLLLDVIGNAYKAGFGDPRFPPLTLEELESADIDVSILSTPRGLAFSGEKDLVAKARPDVDGLILQDGNKRGIFLPSVWEGIPKAEDFIRNLKRKAGLPMDYWSDDIRVFRYTTEAFGAPYSETPA